One genomic segment of Suricata suricatta isolate VVHF042 chromosome 16, meerkat_22Aug2017_6uvM2_HiC, whole genome shotgun sequence includes these proteins:
- the BBC3 gene encoding bcl-2-binding component 3 — protein MRQPLLPGTRSPSCSPRPFPGLGQQLFPSTHTPTPAPPVWVSRRTAVGESVGKARGLSLQDLGEGPQPSLSPAEPHLESPVPSAPGALAGGPTQAAPGIRGEEEQWAREIGAQLRRMADDLNALYERRRQEEQQRHRPSPWRVLYNLIMGLLPLPRARGAPEMEPN, from the exons TCCCCGAGTTGCAGCCCACGGCCTTTTCCGGGCCTGGGGCAGCAGCTGTTTCccagcacacacacccccacccccgcccctccagtGTGGGTCTCCCGGAGGACCGCAGTCGGGGAGAGCGTGGGTAAAGCGAGAGGACTATCACTTCAGGACTTAGGAGAGG GTCCTCAGCCCTCACTCTCGCCGGCGGAGCCACACCTGGAATCGCCGGTGCCCAGCGCCCCGGGGGCCCTGGCGGGCGgccccacccaggcagccccgggAATCCGGGGGGAGGAAGAGCAGTGGGCCCGGGAGATCGGGGCCCAGCTGCGGCGGATGGCGGACGACCTCAACGCGCTGTACGAGCGGCGG aGACAAGAGGAGCAGCAGCGACACCGCCCCTCACCCTGGAGGGTCCTGTACAATCTCATCATGGGACTCCTGCCCTTACCCAGGGCCCGCGGAGCCCCGGAGATGGAGCCCAATTAG